The Gammaproteobacteria bacterium DNA window GCGGCTCGGCTACCGCGGGCTCGACGCGCGCCCGCGCTACACGCAGATCCGTTTCGATCCGGTGCCGGACCGCCTGGTCGAGGACGGCGCCGGCTTCGATCTGGTGCTGCAACCGCGCGAGCCCATGGTACTGCGCTGGTCCATCGCCTGCGACCTGGACGCCCCGGCCGAGCATGCGGCCGCGGCCGTGTGCCCGCCGCCGGCCCAGGCCCACGGCAGTCGGCTGGGCCGGATGCTCTACAGCAGCAACGAGCAGTTCAACGAATGGCTGGGGCGCTCCGCCGCGGACCTGGAACTGTTGGTCTCGCAAACGCCCTACGGCCCCTATCCCTATGCCGGCGTGCCCTGGTTCAGTACCGCCTTCGGCCGCGACGGCATCATCACCGCCCTGCAAACCCTGTGGCTGTGGCCGGAACTGGCGCGCGGCGTGCTGCACTATCTCGCCGCGCACCAGTCGCAGCAGCTGGATCGCTCGCGCGAAGCCCAGCCCGGCAAGATCCTGCACGAAATGCGCGGCGGCGAGATGGCCGCGCTGCGCGAGATCCCGTTCGGCAGCTACTACGGCACGGCCGACGCCACGCCGCTGTTCGTGGTGCTGGCCGCCGAGTACCACGGCCGCACCGGCGACGAGGCCACGCTGCGTGCGCTGTGGCCGGCGGTCGAAGCCGCGCTGGACTGGATCGACCGCTACGGCGACGTCGACGTCGACGGCTTCGTCGAGTATCAGCGGCAGACCGCCGACGGCCTCGAACAGCAGGGCTGGAAGGATTCCTTCGACTCGATTTCGCACGCCGACGGCGCACCGGCCGCGGGCGCGATCGCGCTGTGCGAGGTCCAGGCCTATGTCTACGCCGCACGCTGCGGCGCCGCCCGCCTGGCGCGGGCGCTCGGGCAGCACGAACGCGCGGCTCAACTGGAGGCCGCGGCCGCGCAGCTCAGGCGGCGCTTCAATGAGGCCTTCTGGTGCGAGGACATCGGCAGCTACGCCTTGGCACTGGACGGCCGCAAGCAAGCCTGCCGGGTGCGCGCCTCCAACGCCGGCCATGCACTGTGGGCGGGCATCGCCGAACCCGCGCAGGCGGCCACGCTCGCCAAGACGCTGCTGGCGCCCGGCAGCTTCAGCGGCTGGGGCCTGCGCACCCTGGCCGAACGCGAGGCGCGCTACAACCCGATGTCCTACCACAATGGCTCGGTCTGGCCGCACGACAACGCCATCGTCATGGCGGGGCTGGCGCGTTACGGCTTCCACGACCAGGCGCTGCGGGTGTTCACCGGCCTGTTCGACGCGAGCCTGAACATGGAACTGATGCGCCTGCCGGAACTGTTCTGCGGTTTCCCGCGCCGCGACGGCGAAGGCCCGACGCTCTACCCGGTGGCCTGCGCGCCGCAGGCCTGGGCTGCCGGCAGCGTCTTCCAGATGCTGCAAAGCTGCCTGGGCCTCAGCTTCTGGTTGGAGCCGCCGCAGCTGCGCTTCGAGCGGCCGCGTCTGCCGGTGTGGATCGACACCTTGGAAATCCGCGACCTGCCGGTGGGTGAGGCACGCATCGACCTGGCCCTGCGGCGCCACGAGAACGACGTCAGCGTCAATGTCCTGCGACAAAGCGCGCCGCTGCAGGTCGCCGTGCTGATTTGACGCAACCCGCAGCGAAGCCGCGATTTGCACCGCGTGCGTCAGCCGATCAGTATGGTCGGCTGATGCTCCAGGCAGCGATTCCTCCGCACCGAACCGCCCATCGTTCGATGACCGTTTTGGTTCCCGATACTCCCAATCCGCAGGACCCTCGTCCCGAACCGCCGGAGAAGCCGCTGCCAAGCGATTGCTGCGGCAGCGGCTGCACGCCCTGCGTGCTCGACGTCTACGAAGACGAACTGGCGCGCTACGAACACGCGCTAAACGTTTGGAAATCGCGCCAAACCGGTCGGGATTGATCAAACCCCACCACCCCGTCATTCCGGACAGGCCACCGGCCTGATCCGGAATCCATGCATTTCAGACGCCGAAGCAAAAGTCCTGGCGGGAAAAGTCAGACAATTCAGCCGGCCTGCGATGCGCTCCGGGCGGTCAGTTCCTGCCCATCCGCGCCGCGAGCCCAACAAGCTCAAGCACTGCGTCATCCACAGGCCGCATGAATACGCTCTGCACAAGCTGTGGATAGTTTGTTGATCAACATATAGGGGGCCATTCGTCGGCCAACCACAACAGATTGTGTTTTTCGCTTGACTGAACCCCAAGGGCGAGTGCACGCTTATCCAACGCAACGCGTGCCTTGCGCGTGGTCTGCGCGGCGCTTGGAAACCGGCCACAGAAGTCGGGCTCCAACACCGTCCGCCAGCCTCTTTCGCAAACGCCCGACGCAACGAAACGCAGCAGCTCCCGGCCGCCTCGGCCGGTGGCTTGGGGGGAGGCAAAAACCTCTCGAATGAACAAATAACGGTCGCGCTGACTCTAATCAATCCAGTGCTTCCAGATCGCCTGTGGTGGCCCCATGGCGCGATCCGCAAAAGGAGATTCAAGATGCTGAACTGGGACGACGCCCCCGCCACTCCGCAGCCCCGTCTCGAGCCGGTACGTTCGAGTACGTCGCATCAGGCGCAGGCACCCGTGAGCGCCCCTGTGGGTGATGTTGCCGGCGCCACCGGTCTGGAAGATCTGGAAATGGGCGCCGGCCGCATCCAGGTGGACGACAAGAAGATCATCAACTGCCGAGCGGACCTCAACCAGTTGGTCCCGTTCAAGTACAAATGGGCCTGGGACAAGTATCTGGACGCCTGCAACAACCACTGGATGCCGCAGGAAGTCGGCATGTCTGCCGACATCGCCATGTGGCAGGACCCCAACGGTCTCACCGAGGATGAGCGTTCCATCATCAAGCGCTCCCTGGGTTTCTTCAGCACCGCGGACAGCCTGGTCGCCAACAACCTCGTGCTCGCCGTCTACAAGCACATCACCAACCCCGAATGCCGCCAGTACATCCTGCGCCAGGCCTTCGAGGAAGCGATCCACACCCACGCCTACCAGTACATCATCGAAAGCCTGGGGTTGGACGAGGCCGAAGTCTTCAACATGTATCGGGAAGTGCCGAGCATCCACGACAAGGCTGCGTGGAGCCTGCCCTACACCCAGTCTTTGGCAGACCCGATGTTCCACACCGGCACGCCGGAAATGGACCAGCGCCTGCTGCGCGACATGATCGCCTTCTACGTGGTGTTCGAAGGCATCTTCTTCTACGTGGGCTTCGTGCAGCTGCTCAGCTTTGGCCGCCGCAACAAGATGATGGGCACCTCCGAACAGATTCAATACATCATGCGCGACGAAGCCATGCACATGAACTTCGGCATCGACGTGATCAACCAGATCAAGGTCGAAAACCCGCATCTGTGGACCGCCGAGTTCCAGGAGCAGGCCCGCGCCATGATCGTGGAAGCCACCGAACTGGAAATCCGCTACGCGCACGACACCATGCCGCGCGGCGTGCTCGGCCTCAACGCCGGCATGTTCAATGAATACATGA harbors:
- a CDS encoding ribonucleotide-diphosphate reductase subunit beta, which translates into the protein MLNWDDAPATPQPRLEPVRSSTSHQAQAPVSAPVGDVAGATGLEDLEMGAGRIQVDDKKIINCRADLNQLVPFKYKWAWDKYLDACNNHWMPQEVGMSADIAMWQDPNGLTEDERSIIKRSLGFFSTADSLVANNLVLAVYKHITNPECRQYILRQAFEEAIHTHAYQYIIESLGLDEAEVFNMYREVPSIHDKAAWSLPYTQSLADPMFHTGTPEMDQRLLRDMIAFYVVFEGIFFYVGFVQLLSFGRRNKMMGTSEQIQYIMRDEAMHMNFGIDVINQIKVENPHLWTAEFQEQARAMIVEATELEIRYAHDTMPRGVLGLNAGMFNEYMKYIANRRCNQIGLKEIYPGAENPFPWMSEVMDLKKEKNFFETRVTEYQTGGALSWD
- a CDS encoding oxidoreductase-like domain-containing protein, yielding MTVLVPDTPNPQDPRPEPPEKPLPSDCCGSGCTPCVLDVYEDELARYEHALNVWKSRQTGRD
- a CDS encoding amylo-alpha-1,6-glucosidase, producing MDDLIHVNERWYVSASSPRADARTRVLKHGDAFALFDRLGDIQPAGLGEQGLYRDGTRFLSRLEFSVSGVPLLLLNSAVSRDNNAFSVDLTLPEIAAPGGGIPRDSVHIRRSKQLCDGVLYETVELMNYAQEPVNLQLALNLAADYSDIFEVRGQTRAQRGTALPTALSGDGLRLGYRGLDARPRYTQIRFDPVPDRLVEDGAGFDLVLQPREPMVLRWSIACDLDAPAEHAAAAVCPPPAQAHGSRLGRMLYSSNEQFNEWLGRSAADLELLVSQTPYGPYPYAGVPWFSTAFGRDGIITALQTLWLWPELARGVLHYLAAHQSQQLDRSREAQPGKILHEMRGGEMAALREIPFGSYYGTADATPLFVVLAAEYHGRTGDEATLRALWPAVEAALDWIDRYGDVDVDGFVEYQRQTADGLEQQGWKDSFDSISHADGAPAAGAIALCEVQAYVYAARCGAARLARALGQHERAAQLEAAAAQLRRRFNEAFWCEDIGSYALALDGRKQACRVRASNAGHALWAGIAEPAQAATLAKTLLAPGSFSGWGLRTLAEREARYNPMSYHNGSVWPHDNAIVMAGLARYGFHDQALRVFTGLFDASLNMELMRLPELFCGFPRRDGEGPTLYPVACAPQAWAAGSVFQMLQSCLGLSFWLEPPQLRFERPRLPVWIDTLEIRDLPVGEARIDLALRRHENDVSVNVLRQSAPLQVAVLI